Part of the Candidatus Krumholzibacteriia bacterium genome, CCCTGCTCGTCGCCATCACCCCTTCGATTCGAAGCCGTTTTCAATCCGAGGGAGGCGAGTAGTCCGGAAGGATGGCGGCGAGGCGGCTGCGGATCGCTGCGTCGGCGCCGTCACGGGCGAGGGCGGTGAGCTCTGCAGCGGCGGCGAGGGCGTCGGTCACCTGCAACGGCCCGAGACGCGCGACGAGCAGTTGCGGATGCGGCGACGGCAGGGTCGCATCCGTGTCGGCCTGCAGCTCCTCGTGCAGCTTCTCCCCGGGCCTCATCCCGGTGAAGCGGATCGGCACCTGCTCGGGATCGAAGCCGGAGAGGGCCACCAGCGTGCGCGCCAGATCCAGCACCCGCACCGCCTCGCCCATGCGCAGCGTGTACACCTCGCCACCCCGTCCCAGTGCCGACGCTTGCAGCACCAGCAGGCACGCTTCGCGGATGGTCATGAAGTAGCGCGTCGCTTCGGGATGGGTGACGGTGAGGGGCACGCCGCGGCGGAGCTGCGCCTGGAACAGCGTCACCACGCTGCCGCGGCTGGCGAGAACGTTGCCGAAGCGGACGGCGAGAAGTCGCGTCGGGCTCCCCGCTGCTTGCATGGCCTGCAACAGGTGCTCGGCGAAGCGCTTGCTCGCCCCCATGACGCTCCGGGGCCGCACCGCCTTGTCGGTGGAAACGAAGACGAGGCGCTCGGTGCCGCACTCCTGCGCCGCCCGCACCACCTGCAGCGTGCCCCACACATTGTTCAGGATCGCCTCGCTGGCGAAGTGCTCCATGTAGGGCACGTGCTTGTGCGCCGCGGCATGAAAGACGATCTCCGGCCGCCGCTGCCCGAAGGTGCGCCGCATCGCCTCACCGTCCCGGATGTCGGCGATGACCGGCTCCAGGGCGAGCTGCGGATGCAGATCCCGCAGCTCGGTCTCGATCTCGAAGACCGAGTTCTCGCCCCGACCGAGAAGCACGAGGTGCTTGGGTTCGAAGCGCGCGATTTGCCGGCACAGCTCCTGGCCGATGGAGCCGCCAGCGCCGGTGACCAGGACGCGCTTGCCGCGCAGCACCTCGCGCACCGGCTCTTCGACCAGCTCCACCGTCTCCCGGCCGAGCAGATCTTCCGGCCGCACCGGCCGGATCTGCTCGAAGTGCACGTCGCCGCGAATGATCTCCATGAGGCCGGGCACGATGCGTGATGGCACTCGCGCTTGGGCGCAGAGCGCGATGAGCTGACGCACGAGAGGGCCGTGAGCGGTGGGGATGGCGATGAGGACCTCGTCGACCGCCTCTGCCTGCACGACCTCCACCAATGCCTCGAGCCGACCGAGCACGGGCAAGCCCGCCACCTGCTTGCCTTGCAATTGTGGGTCGTCGTCGAGGAAGCCGACGGGAACGAGGTTCGCCTCGGGGTGCTTGCGCACCTCTTCGAGGGCCATGCGGCCGGCGACTCCCGCGCCGGCGAGGAGCACGCGCTTCGTCGCCATTGGGGCGAGTCTAGCAGCCTTCGGGGGAAAGAGGCGAATGTGGTCGTCTAGGGAAGAACCGAGCTCACCGTGCGCTGCCTCGGAAGAGCTGCTTCACGTCGCTCCAGTGCACGGCGGTGATCGCCACCTGCTGCCAGAGGCTGCCGTCGATGCTGCGCACCACGACGTCCGCGTCGCCCACGGCGAGGAACTGCGTGCCGTCGAAGAGGACGCCGCGGTAAGTGACCGCGCGCGGCGTCGGAACCTCGAACCAGCTACCGCTCGCACCCGACCCCGCAGCACGCAGGATCGTTCCCTGCGCTCCGACGGCGACGAAGACACCGGGATCGGTAGCGATGTCGAAGAGATCTTCCCCGCTCGGGCTCGTCACCGGGGACCAGTTGAGGCCCGAATCGGTGCTCCGGCGGATCACGCCTCCCAGGCCGACCGCGATGAAGGTGGCGCCGCTGGCGCAGACACCGCGGAGAGCTGGCGCG contains:
- a CDS encoding nucleoside-diphosphate sugar epimerase/dehydratase, whose amino-acid sequence is MATKRVLLAGAGVAGRMALEEVRKHPEANLVPVGFLDDDPQLQGKQVAGLPVLGRLEALVEVVQAEAVDEVLIAIPTAHGPLVRQLIALCAQARVPSRIVPGLMEIIRGDVHFEQIRPVRPEDLLGRETVELVEEPVREVLRGKRVLVTGAGGSIGQELCRQIARFEPKHLVLLGRGENSVFEIETELRDLHPQLALEPVIADIRDGEAMRRTFGQRRPEIVFHAAAHKHVPYMEHFASEAILNNVWGTLQVVRAAQECGTERLVFVSTDKAVRPRSVMGASKRFAEHLLQAMQAAGSPTRLLAVRFGNVLASRGSVVTLFQAQLRRGVPLTVTHPEATRYFMTIREACLLVLQASALGRGGEVYTLRMGEAVRVLDLARTLVALSGFDPEQVPIRFTGMRPGEKLHEELQADTDATLPSPHPQLLVARLGPLQVTDALAAAAELTALARDGADAAIRSRLAAILPDYSPPSD